The following proteins come from a genomic window of Pichia kudriavzevii chromosome 1, complete sequence:
- a CDS encoding uncharacterized protein (PKUD0A02280; similar to Saccharomyces cerevisiae YML013W (UBX2); ancestral locus Anc_5.543) — translation MDKLTDEQQIVLDQFSEITNFDKEKEDKKVLRLLTVCNWNLETAIARYFDNDFPQLLDDHHFSSIYSDTQSFNGNTDSVFTNQSVAPPSNRSSSPPNVSPFFNPPDISFQASLVNASDELLVPKFQRALPINNKWKFQAGLLKPSSEMTKLNPLLTSLVFILMLIPKFFLLLGYGLNRVFGDYAPHLFKFLGLRKDEDDFPSHPTHNSPDDVAQHDIRKYVAEISGKEGEQLPPIYNGEFNSAFEECRKNLKWFCLILFNSESSSAERIIKEIITNERFVEFIKRNDVVLYLGDVSYPEAYEVGTSYRAYGLPYLSLIANVSLNGLSYPEFSIVCKCQRLLDGFNPTTNNNSISRLLKRLNRIIEKYEPQLVTQRFDKQEAEMSRIIREQQDNAYKESLLKDKQRQEEKVKKQLEQDLQISKQLEKESLLKQNKIKAKEYTIRYINNYYIRDDASWVKGEFTTIQFRTNDGKRFVRRFSKNETVFDIFMFVLSKQMINSYINRGVYDNDSDDDGNDEESEEVYEFVEEDDVLEYFKDYPFKYDEVENIHLDFEFDLVSPMPRLRLVSNHDPISEVKGIWPNGSLLIEPNDIYEEDD, via the coding sequence ATGGACAAATTAACTGACGAGCAGCAGATAGTGCTGGACCAATTTTCAGAAATCACAAATTTCgataaggaaaaagaagataagAAAGTACTCCGGCTACTAACCGTTTGCAACTGGAACTTGGAGACAGCAATTGCACGAtattttgataatgattTCCCCCAATTACTTGATGatcatcatttttcaagcaTATATTCTGATACCCAATCGTTCAACGGCAATACAGATTCAGTTTTCACCAATCAATCTGTGGCACCTCCAAGCAACCGATCATCTTCACCGCCAAATGTTTCTCCCTTTTTCAATCCACCTGACATTTCATTCCAGGCTAGTTTGGTGAATGCGTCTGACGAACTATTAGTTCCCAAGTTCCAACGGGCCTTACCAATCAATAATAAATGGAAATTTCAAGCTGGATTGTTGAAACCTTCCTCTGAGATGACGAAGTTAAACCCGCTATTGacttctttggttttcatATTAATGTTAATCCCAAAATTCTTTTTGCTTCTAGGTTATGGGCTTAATAGGGTTTTTGGAGATTATGCACCtcatcttttcaaatttctgGGACTAAGgaaagatgaagatgatttcCCGTCTCACCCGACACACAATTCACCCGACGATGTGGCGCAACATGACATTAGAAAGTATGTTGCAGAGATATCAGGCAAGGAGGGTGAGCAGCTTCCACCTATATATAATGGAGAATTCAATAGTGCGTTTGAAGAATGTAGGAAAAATCTCAAATGGTTCTGTTTAATTTTGTTCAACTCTGAATCATCTTCCGCTGAAAGAataatcaaagaaatcataACAAATGAGAggtttgttgaatttatcaaaagaaatgacGTTGTTTTATATTTGGGTGATGTCTCCTACCCAGAAGCTTATGAAGTGGGCACTTCATACCGTGCCTATGGACTACCTTACTTATCATTAATAGCAAATGTTTCACTAAATGGACTTTCATACCCAGAATTCTCAATAGTGTGTAAATGTCAAAGGCTACTAGATGGATTCAATCCAACTACAAACAATAATTCTATCTCTAGGCTTCTCAAGAGGCTAAACAGGATTATCGAAAAATACGAGCCTCAATTAGTCACGCAACGGTTCGATAAGCAGGAGGCTGAAATGTCACGAATAATTCGGGAACAACAGGACAATGCATATAAAGAGTCTTTGTTGAAAGACAAGCAGCGTcaagaagagaaagtaAAGAAACAGTTAGAACAAGATTTACAGATCTCCAAGcaattggagaaggaaaGTTTACTAAAGCAGAACAAAATTAAAGCTAAAGAATATACAATACGCTACATTAACAACTACTACATCCGTGATGATGCTTCATGGGTCAAGGGAGAATTTACTACTATTCAGTTTAGGACAAATGATGGCAAGCGATTTGTGCGCAGGTTTTCGAAAAATGAAACAgtctttgatatttttatgTTCGTCTTGTCTAAACAGATGATCAATAGTTATATTAATAGAGGTGTTTATGACAATGatagtgatgatgatggaaatgatgaagaaagtgaagagGTATATGAGTTTGTCGAAGAGGACGATGTCCTTGAGTATTTCAAAGATTACCCCTTCAAATACGACGAAGTTGAGAACATTCACTTAGATTTCGAATTCGACCTAGTTTCACCAATGCCTAGACTCAGGTTGGTTAGTAATCATGATCCCATAAGCGAAGTTAAAGGGATATGGCCGAATGGTTCTCTCTTAATTGAGCCAAATGACATTTACGAGGAGGATGATTGA
- a CDS encoding uncharacterized protein (PKUD0A02310; similar to Saccharomyces cerevisiae YCR048W (ARE1) and YNR019W (ARE2); ancestral locus Anc_6.317) — MVKMKDTLGSPALKTKLSENTLNKATSGFKRFNILQNNNDDGSANRRKSIIMDNEYESSELNVSNTESESSEKEVVEPPRELEEVEDVGKDKHVVTPKGLVETHDKRGRLVYKHVKTSKVRYKKDGQMRSNFGDLIFLPRYTIFDQEIYFGAKFFGFFVAIWLCVFFFGLNVILSYHTSQGTFKNSEIVHLMLKDLWKVALFDLTMYLSMYFSVFVQLCIKSQLIRWKPTGFTLQAIYEVLLLVCPFFYADKLQLPWIAQIFLMLHSVVMLMKVHSYAFFNGYLWEIKNEYEFSTLFMKKKDILEENIVSSLEKSIKFCQDEIKSQSFPNNISFKNFFIYSMFPVLVYQSEYPRNDRIRAKYLFNKILGIFGVIFLMMVISQHNLYPIVIECLRLQKTTSIWYRIKVYPLILIRIIPSFLSVYLLTFYLIWELILNALAEITRFADREFYGYWWNSVNWNEYARDWNVPVHKFLLRHVYHSSISAFKVNKTVATFMTFFLSSIIHELAMYVIFKKVRFYLLLLQMSQLCLIQITNTKYLRNMNVFNNAIFWFGIIFGPSLMCTMYLVF; from the coding sequence atggtgaagatgaaggACACGCTAGGATCACCTGCATTGAAGACGAAGTTGTCGGAAAACACCCTCAATAAGGCAACCAGTGGGTTCAAGCGGTTCAACATACTAcaaaataacaatgacGATGGTTCTGCAAACAGACGCAAGTCGATCATTATGGATAACGAGTATGAGTCGTCAGAGCTGAATGTATCCAACACGGAGTCGGAGAGTTCGGAGAAGGAGGTGGTTGAGCCACCAAGAGAGCTAGAGGAAGTTGAGGATGTTGGCAAGGACAAACATGTTGTTACTCCTAAAGGTCTCGTTGAAACGCACGATAAAAGAGGGAGGTTGGTGTACAAGCATGTGAAAACAAGTAAAGTAAGATACAAAAAGGATGGACAAATGAGATCAAATTTTGGAgacttgatttttttgcCAAGATACACCATATTTGATCAGGAGATTTACTTTGGGGCAAAGTTTTTCGGTTTCTTTGTGGCTATTTGGCTCTGTGTCTTCTTTTTCGGCTTAAATGTCATTTTAAGCTACCATACAAGCCAGGGAACTTTCAAGAATTCAGAAATTGTACATTTAATGCTAAAGGATCTATGGAAAGTTGcattgtttgatttgaCCATGTATCTGTCGATGTACTTCTCTGTCTTTGTTCAGTTGTGCATTAAAAGTCAACTCATTAGGTGGAAACCAACGGGGTTCACCTTGCAGGCAATATACGAAGTACTATTGCTTGTCTGTCCCTTTTTCTACGCAGATAAACTGCAGCTACCCTGGATTGCACAAATTTTTCTCATGCTACATAGTGtggtgatgttgatgaaggtCCACTCCTATGCGTTTTTCAACGGCTATTTAtgggaaatcaaaaacGAATATGAATTTTCAACGTTATttatgaagaagaaggacattttggaagaaaacattGTGTCGTCATTGGAAAAGTCAATCAAGTTTTGTcaagatgaaatcaaatcaCAGAGCTTCCCAAATAatatatctttcaaaaactttttcataTATTCCATGTTCCCCGTCTTAGTCTATCAAAGCGAATATCCAAGAAACGATAGGATCAGGGCCAAATATTTATTTAACAAAATCTTGGGAATTTTTGGGGTTATATTTCTAATGATGGTTATTTCACAGCATAATTTGTACCCCATTGTAATTGAATGTTTGAGATTGCAAAAGACAACCTCTATATGGTACCGAATTAAAGTATACCCGCTCATCCTCATTAGAATCATTCCATCCTTTCTCTCGGTTTATCTCTTGACTTTCTATCTAATTTGGGAATTGATTCTTAATGCACTTGCTGAAATAACAAGGTTTGCGGACAGAGAGTTCTATGGCTATTGGTGGAATTCGGTTAATTGGAATGAGTACGCAAGAGATTGGAACGTCCCCGTCCATAAGTTCTTACTGCGTCATGTTTACCACTCGTCGATATCTGCATTTAAGGTAAATAAAACAGTTGCGACTTTTATGACGTTCTTTTTGAGTTCGATTATTCATGAGCTAGCAATGTatgtcattttcaaaaaagtgAGATTCTACTTACTCCTTTTACAGATGAGTCAATTATGTCTCATTCAAATAACAAATACAAAGTACCTCAGAAATATGAACGTTTTCAACAATGctattttttggtttggTATTATTTTTGGCCCTAGTCTAATGTGTACTATGTATCTAGTTTTTTAa
- a CDS encoding uncharacterized protein (PKUD0A02300; similar to Saccharomyces cerevisiae YNR020C (ATP23); ancestral locus Anc_6.318), translating to MSSPEKQLSTTPPQQQQLEQPVLSEEKKAELCRQCDEYKSWMMKYSPTVLFMFDQIKNAGGYVSPNKITCEICPDPKLGGFHAEMGIQLCANYIPDKWVLNDTLSHELVHWYDNTRFKVDWMDLRHHACSEIRAASLSGECAIMTEFKKNAGMMKISKGHQRCVKRRAALSVVGHPKCKDMDHANQIVDEVFRSCFNDTRPFEMIYS from the coding sequence ATGAGTTCCCCCGAAAAGCAGCTCTCAACTACTCCACCacagcaacaacagttAGAACAACCTGTCTTATCTGAGGAGAAGAAGGCGGAGTTATGTAGACAGTGTGATGAATATAAAAGttggatgatgaaataTTCACCAACTGTCTTGTTCATGTTTGATCAGATCAAAAACGCCGGTGGTTATGTTTCTCCAAATAAAATTACATGCGAAATATGTCCAGACCCCAAGCTGGGCGGGTTTCACGCGGAAATGGGGATCCAACTATGTGCAAATTATATTCCTGACAAATGGGTTTTGAACGACACTTTATCGCACGAATTAGTACATTGGTATGATAATACGAGATTCAAGGTTGATTGGATGGACTTAAGACATCATGCTTGCAGTGAAATTCGTGCTGCTAGTCTAAGTGGTGAATGTGCAATTATGACtgaattcaaaaaaaatgcaggcatgatgaagatttcaaaggGACATCAAAGGTGTGTTAAACGTAGGGCCGCTTTAAGTGTTGTTGGTCATCCAAAGTGTAAGGATATGGATCATGCAAatcaaattgttgatgaagtgTTCAGGTCTTGTTTTAACGATACCAGACCATTTGAAATGATATATAGCTAA
- a CDS encoding uncharacterized protein (PKUD0A02320; similar to Saccharomyces cerevisiae YCR047C (BUD23); ancestral locus Anc_6.316) gives MSRPEQIAPPEIFYNDIESKKYTSSSRVQHIQAKMTLRALDLLNLEEGKTHYLLDVGCGSGLSGEILTEEGHMWIGMDISADMLATAIDRDVEGDLFLADMGCGVPFRPGTFDAAISISAIQWLCNADTNTNEPKFRLARFFNTLYSALCKGGKFVGQFYPANEDQIIQITSAAKVAGFQCGVVVDEPESKKNRKHYLVLQAGTSVRPLNVDGMDVENMNAKHAKESSKLSKKKLKANETKKEYIMRKKILMEKRGKDVRKDSKFTGRSRKPRF, from the coding sequence ATGTCCAGACCCGAACAGATTGCACCGCCAGAAATATTCTATAATGACATTGAGTCCAAAAAATACACGTCTTCATCTCGTGTGCAGCATATCCAAGCGAAGATGACGTTGCGTGCTCTTGATCTACTCAATCTGGAAGAGGGAAAGACACACTATCTTTTAGACGTGGGCTGTGGGTCTGGGTTGTCTGGGGAAATTTTGACCGAGGAAGGACACATGTGGATTGGAATGGACATTTCTGCAGACATGTTGGCCACCGCCATCGACAGAGACGTGGAGGGAGATCTGTTTCTTGCTGATATGGGGTGCGGTGTTCCATTTCGTCCCGGTACGTTTGATGCAGCAATATCGATTTCTGCTATTCAGTGGTTGTGTAATGCAGATACCAATACCAACGAACCCAAGTTTCGATTGGCTAGGTTTTTCAACACCCTTTACTCTGCCTTGTGTAAAGGAGGTAAGTTTGTCGGTCAGTTCTATCCTGCAAATGAAGACCAGATAATACAGATTACCAGTGCTGCAAAAGTGGCAGGGTTTCAATGTGGTGTTGTTGTAGACGAGCCGGAATCgaagaaaaatagaaaacaTTACCTTGTTCTACAGGCAGGTACTTCGGTAAGGCCGCTCAATGTCGATGGAATGGACGTTGAAAACATGAATGCCAAACACGCCAAGGAAAGCAGTAAGCTTTCCAAGAAGAAACTCAAGGCTAACGAAACCAAGAAGGAGTACATcatgaggaagaaaatacTTATGGAGAAGAGAGGTAAGGATGTCCGCAAAGATTCCAAATTCACCGGACGTTCCAGAAAACCTCGTTTCTAA
- a CDS encoding uncharacterized protein (PKUD0A02290; similar to Saccharomyces cerevisiae YCR051W; ancestral locus Anc_6.319), whose translation MSENIWVAAADNKVDVVKKFFESGFNANSADPNGFTPIHAAASYGHVELLKYLLANGGNVNVQDSDGDTPLHHAESLDVVKLLINEYNADYRIKNNDGLNVKEYFIEEGEFPEIIHYFEILEKTGDHQSDELKGALNLPNGQEIKAFLHAENNDDENSPEMMERRRQVEAIFTNTELSESGRDDKLREYVMGVVSANMGKLKNGQDIEKENHKRRK comes from the coding sequence ATGTCGGAAAACATTTGGGTGGCAGCTGCAGATAATAAGGTAGACGTGGTAAAGAAGTTTTTTGAAAGCGGTTTTAATGCAAATTCAGCAGATCCAAATGGATTCACTCCAATTCATGCAGCTGCATCGTACGGGCATGTCGAACTTTTGAAGTACTTGCTTGCCAACGGTGGAAATGTAAATGTGCAAGACTCGGATGGCGATACACCACTCCATCATGCTGAAAGTTTGGATGTCGTCAAATTACTCATAAATGAATACAATGCAGATTACAGAATCAAGAATAATGATGGTCTAAATGTCAAAGAATATTTTATAGAGGAGGGTGAATTTCCTGAAATTATTCACTATTTTGAGATTTTAGAAAAAACTGGCGACCATCAGTCTGATGAACTGAAGGGGGCTTTAAATCTACCAAATGGTCAAGAAATTAAAGCATTTCTACATGCCgaaaataatgatgatgaaaattctCCGGAGATGATGGAACGCCGTAGGCAAGTGGAAGCCATTTTCACAAACACGGAACTATCAGAAAGTGGTCGAGATGATAAGTTGAGGGAATATGTTATGGGCGTTGTTTCGGCAAATATGGGGAAGCTTAAAAATGGTCAggatattgaaaaagagaaccataaaagaaggaaatga
- a CDS encoding uncharacterized protein (PKUD0A02260; similar to Saccharomyces cerevisiae YKL121W (DGR2) and YMR102C (YMR102C); ancestral locus Anc_2.450) has protein sequence MKSFNEKASYISSYPKLVSGPLVSDIASAMKPVSDVALSPIVDSFCSRNNNSDSVSLMQPQLHSNSIDNSVDLELERIKKIELSYLTLFRKNSKFKNQGFSHFFLCQELNVNDNPANPIKIQSNAIGSNNSTLLIDDGSSFSNSSLKKDFANTTIGNNNTGSILSTESPAIYNLVFSHDGKYMASAGADGFIKIWEVISSEMDRHDPGFVEPNNHQVPSNYLTVPSRPHRKSFIDNFLDDTFSDAASSMTTFDVPGVRKSTSKSKSKSKSKSRTRNRARSDTTYSFGSNDSEGTHYVDDYSTYSNQTQIQSDIYAPVFKHQPYKTFFHDKTINSLDWSNNNFLLSSSDDGTVKLWHVDRADCLQTYNFDSVVTCAKFHKLDDRFFVASLWNGKIYLLSILEKEIIYQINLQKQVTCLEFSPKSNMLLVGCDKGYVILLKIDGGFKIEEEYQINKKKNKTGPRITAISIIDCSLKNTNKNSIYRNSKNDESNKPESESMRILISSNDSKVRLYELSGLKMKFSGLSNRFSSIAASANEDLTYIISGSEDGWTYLWETGIDSTNSGGTNDAKKKTNKLFSKQHFDIFSFFRDESDSIENKNYGSFRTNSSRCNVSVFAPRASLKLLELSNDPIFDLKHKYSFILNEMHIKDLEVDDLSTAVIITADNTGKIKVFRRDFSRYIRKALNFKSASQIVERRQTMMNRTGSEHILNKNTLVIPNYQANSAGIKHIMSSVYENPELDRGRSDTKGVIKPANKFAVESSVVDHSKEKLNLTGINIENVGGNVVVENNGVSNPDDISNEILHDKENAVLDSSDLSPIHISNSIKDIDDELKKIIGDSEQGKLAKVSQHQHSSSTASVYNVPDHENITSGTLTCSKCGSTDFNSAPMDAGNTNHIRFFCKDCGQEVNLK, from the coding sequence ATGAAGTCCTTCAACGAAAAGGCGAGCTACATCAGCTCGTATCCAAAACTAGTGAGCGGACCCCTAGTTAGTGACATTGCCTCAGCCATGAAACCCGTTTCCGACGTTGCCTTATCCCCCATTGTCGATTCGTTCTGCTCCAGAAACAATAATAGCGATTCCGTGAGCTTGATGCAACCTCAGCTCCATAGTAATTCAATTGATAACAGTGTAGATTTGGAGCTGgaaagaataaaaaagatTGAATTGAGCTACTTGACATTATTCAGGAAAAActccaaattcaaaaatcaaGGCTTCTCTCATTTTTTCCTGTGTCAAGAACTCAATGTTAATGATAATCCAGCTAATCCAATCAAAATTCAATCTAATGCAATTGGTTCAAATAACTCAACCTTGTTAATTGACGATGGTAGCTcattctcaaattcaagtttgaaaaaagacTTTGCCAATACAACAATTGGCAATAACAACACCGgttcaattctttcaacagAATCGCCAGCAATATACAACTTGGTGTTTAGTCATGATGGTAAATATATGGCATCGGCAGGCGCCGATGGCTTTATAAAGATTTGGGAGGTCATTTCTTCCGAAATGGACAGACATGACCCAGGTTTTGTTGAGCCAAATAATCATCAAGTACCATCCAACTATTTGACTGTGCCGAGTAGGCCACATCGCAAATcctttattgataattttttgGACGATACATTTAGTGATGCAGCATCATCAATGACCACTTTTGATGTTCCGGGAGTACGCAAATCCACATCCAAGTCTAagtcaaaatcaaagtcaaaatcaagaacGAGAAATAGAGCCAGATCGGACACAACGTATTCTTTTGGAAGTAATGATAGTGAGGGCACTCATTACGTAGATGACTATTCGACATATTCCAACCAAACTCAAATCCAATCAGATATATATGCTCCTGTCTTCAAACACCAACCTTATAAAACATTCTTTCACGATAAAACTATCAACTCTTTGGATTGGTCCAATAATAATTTCTTGTTGAGTTCAAGTGATGACGGCACTGTCAAGTTATGGCATGTCGATAGGGCGGATTGTTTACAAACTTATAACTTTGATAGTGTTGTGACATGTGCCAAATTTCATAAATTGGATGACCGCTTCTTTGTTGCCTCTCTTTGGAATGGTAAAATCTACCTGCtgtcaattttggaaaaggaaattatCTACCAAATCAATCTCCAGAAACAAGTTACTTGTCTAGAGTTCTCGCCAAAGTCAAACATGCTTTTAGTTGGCTGCGACAAGGGATACGttattttattgaagatcGACGGTGGCTTCAAAATTGAGGAGGAATaccaaataaataaaaagaaaaataaaacgGGACCAAGAATAACTGCTATTTCAATCATTGACTGCTCTTTGAAGAACACCAATAAAAATAGTATTTACAGGAACtcaaaaaatgatgaatcCAACAAACCTGAATCGGAATCAATGAGAATTTTAATCTCTTCTAATGATTCTAAAGTGAGACTGTATGAGTTGTCAGgcttgaaaatgaagttttcaGGTCTCTCTAACAGATTCTCCAGCATTGCAGCTTCGGCAAATGAGGATCTAACTTACATTATAAGTGGCTCTGAAGATGGTTGGACTTATCTATGGGAAACTGGGATAGACTCGACAAATTCAGGTGGCACTAACGATgcgaaaaaaaagactAACAAACTATTCAGTAAGCAACATTTCGacatattttcattctttagAGATGAGTCGGACTCaatagaaaacaaaaactatGGTTCTTTCCGCACAAATTCTTCTAGGTGTAATGTATCGGTATTTGCACCTAGAGCTTCACTAAAATTATTGGAATTGAGCAATGATCCAATTTTTGACTTGAAGCACAAATATTCCTTTATTTTGAACGAGATGCATATTAAAGATTTggaagttgatgatttatCAACGGCAGTTATTATCACTGCTGATAACACCGGtaaaatcaaagttttcagaaGAGATTTTTCACGTTACATTCGCAAAGCTTTGAATTTTAAAAGTGCTTCacaaattgttgaaagaagGCAAACAATGATGAACAGAACTGGTAGCGAGCATATTCTGAATAAGAATACACTTGTGATACCAAACTATCAGGCTAATTCTGCCGGTATAAAACACATCATGTCGTCAGTTTATGAAAATCCAGAATTGGACAGAGGTCGCAGCGATACTAAAGGCGTTATTAAGCCAGCAAATAAATTTGCGGTTGAATCATCAGTTGTTGATCAtagtaaagaaaaactaaaTCTTACTGGAatcaatattgaaaatgtagGAGGGAATGTCGTCGTTGAGAATAATGGGGTTTCAAATCCAGATGATATAAGTAACGAGATCTTACACgataaagaaaatgcaGTTCTTGATAGCAGTGACTTATCTCCTATCCACATTTCAAACAGTATTAAGGATATCGATGatgagttgaagaaaataatcgGTGACTCTGAACAGGGAAAATTGGCGAAAGTATCACAGCATCAGCATTCCAGCTCTACAGCTTCTGTCTACAATGTTCCCGATCACGAAAATATAACAAGTGGTACCTTAACTTGCTCAAAATGTGGATCCACTGATTTCAATTCTGCTCCCATGGATGCGGGTAACACTAACCACATTCGTTTTTTTTGCAAAGACTGCGGTCAAGAGGTAAATCTTAAGTAG
- a CDS encoding uncharacterized protein (PKUD0A02270; similar to Saccharomyces cerevisiae YDR432W (NPL3); ancestral locus Anc_5.542), which translates to MDSPSAHADESSSNYMEDQHSHHSEQQEEEQQQQQQQQGEAAGFEQNQPAHPTGPAQTHDIYSKVQLFVRPIGAHAKHEEVQDFFAEHGALRELRLMPGYAFVEYESAEIAEKAHRELSEKTFQGEPLQVEFAKNKPEYAKKGENRVKVSSLPPYTSWQDFKDFLREEIHVVPTFVRIPHEEPTICHLEFGTRDELEKAISLINETKFKETQIIAEEDTSPYIASASRQIVSRRGRGGFMPRGRGGYRGGFRPMHRGGYGGPGGYRNGPPPPMGGAPYDPYHGGPGGYRDYPPRGGYMGGRGGYPPRGGRGGYMPRGRGGYGGPRGGFPPRGDYPPRDYPPRGDYPPRDYPPRGDYNSGPPPPRGDYGMPPAPGPDFRDGPPPPRNEFRSSREDGDYQGDRDFNRDRSPGRF; encoded by the coding sequence ATGGACAGCCCTTCTGCTCACGCTGACGAGTCGTCTTCCAATTATATGGAGGACCAACACTCTCACCACTCTgaacaacaagaagaagagcaacaacaacaacaacaacaacaaggaGAAGCAGCTGGATTTGAACAGAACCAGCCTGCACACCCTACTGGTCCAGCACAAACCCATGACATCTACTCTAAGGTGCAGCTCTTTGTGAGACCAATTGGAGCCCATGCTAAACACGAGGAGGTTCAAGATTTCTTTGCTGAGCACGGTGCATTGAGAGAGTTGAGATTAATGCCAGGTTATGCGTTTGTTGAATATGAGAGTGctgaaattgcagaaaagGCCCACAGGGAGTTATCTGAAAAGACTTTCCAAGGTGAGCCTCTGCAAGTTGAGTTTGCGAAAAATAAGCCAGAATATGCAAAGAAGGGTGAAAATAGAGTCAAGGTTTCAAGTTTGCCACCATATACATCCTGGCAAGATTTCAAGGATTTCTTACGTGAAGAAATCCATGTTGTTCCAACTTTTGTTCGGATTCCTCATGAGGAACCAACAATTTGTCATTTGGAATTTGGTACAAGAGATGAATTAGAGAAGGCAATCTCTTTAATTAATGAAACCAAATTCAAGGAGACTCAAATCATAGCCGAAGAAGATACATCTCCATATATTGCTTCTGCTTCAAGACAAATTGTTAGCCGTCGTGGTCGTGGTGGATTTATGCCAAGAGGTAGAGGCGGTTATAGAGGTGGTTTTAGACCAATGCATAGAGGAGGTTATGGAGGTCCAGGTGGTTATAGAAATGGACCACCTCCTCCAATGGGTGGTGCACCTTATGATCCTTACCATGGAGGTCCAGGTGGCTATAGAGATTATCCTCCAAGAGGTGGATATATGGGTGGCCGTGGTGGTTATCCTCCAAGAGGTGGCCGTGGCGGTTATATGCCAAGAGGTAGAGGCGGATATGGTGGCCCAAGAGGTGGATTCCCACCAAGAGGCGATTATCCACCTAGAGATTATCCACCTAGAGGTGATTACCCACCTAGAGATTATCCCCCAAGAGGTGATTATAATAGTGGTCCACCACCTCCAAGAGGTGACTATGGTATGCCACCAGCTCCAGGTCCGGATTTCAGAGATGGTCCTCCTCCTCCAAGAAATGAATTTAGATCAAGCAGAGAAGACGGTGATTATCAAGGTGATAGAGATTTCAATAGAGATAGATCTCCAGGTAgattttaa
- a CDS encoding uncharacterized protein (PKUD0A02330; similar to Saccharomyces cerevisiae YNR022C (MRPL50); ancestral locus Anc_6.321): protein MFSRTSSHVLQAAKAELNKTGVRYTAQSKKNRIEVQLLKDFPGVGVRGQVVSVKPSAMTNRLYPNNGAVYLNYKGAEPVIPVVSKQAALTAAAALKSAQKQKEKQNKVKLNPILKNEIEQSKKKGETLLSLDDLLAFDVNDLTKDQLELVFAKLPKKIVFVKKSTDKVLQSPLEKTFIINQIESTLSRYLKEKDIVSKFFNSSATTFTIKGDSDEELASISKLGAYYVNVEHQEQSQLISVIVNEK, encoded by the coding sequence ATGTTTTCTAGAACTTCTTCTCATGTTTTGCAAGCTGCTAAGGCAGAGCTCAACAAAACCGGTGTGCGATACACAGCTCAATCTAAGAAGAATAGAATTGAAGTTCAATTACTAAAAGATTTCCCTGGTGTTGGTGTTAGGGGTCAGGTAGTTTCAGTTAAACCTTCTGCAATGACCAATAGGCTGTACCCAAATAATGGTGCTGTTTACTTGAACTACAAAGGTGCAGAACCTGTGATTCCAGTTGTCTCCAAACAGGCGGCGCTGACAGCGGCAGCAGCATTGAAGAGTGCTCAAaagcaaaaggaaaaacagaaCAAGGTTAAGTTGAACCCAATTCTTAAGAATGAAATTGAgcaatcaaagaaaaagggtGAAACACTTTTATCCCTTGATGACTTATTGGCATTCGACGTCAATGATCTTACCAAGGATCAACTCGAATTAGTGTTTGCAAAGCTTCCGAAGAAAATTGTTTTTGTTAAAAAGTCTACAGATAAGGTTCTACAATCTCCATTAGAAAAAACTTTCATTATCAACCAAATTGAGTCAACACTTAGTAGATACcttaaagaaaaagatataGTCTctaagtttttcaattccagTGCAACCACTTTCACCATTAAAGGCGATTCTGATGAAGAGTTAGcgtcaatttcaaagttggGCGCTTACTATGTGAATGTTGAACACCAAGAACAGTCCCAGCTTATATCTGTTATTGTTAACGAGaaatga